TATGGGGATGCCCCACCACAGCAATGTGGACCCAGCGTCTGGGACCGATGCGCGCCAAGCAGATGATGTTCACAGGCGATGTGATCAGCGGTGCGCAAGCTGCTGAATGGGGATTGGCCACCGAAGCCGTAGACGCATCCGAGTTGGAGGCCCGCACCATGAGGATAGCCAACCGCATTGCCGCCGTGCCGCGCGGGCACTTGGCCATGCACAAGCTGGTGGTCAACCAGACCATGCTGACCATGGGTCTGGAACAAGGTCAAATGCTGGCCACGGTGTTTGATGGCATCACACGCCACAACCCCGAAGGCATGTGGTTTCGCCGCTATGCACAGGCTGAAGGCTTCAAGGCTGCCGTACAGTGGCGCGACTCGGGCCGCAACATACCAGAAGGCGACGAGGCACGCCGCGAGATTGAAAGACTGGAGACCCAGGTTACCCGTCTGACATCCAAGCAATGACCCCCAAAAACGACCAGTGCTCGATGTACCAGCGCTGGTCGCCAAGGTTTAGAGACAGCTGCTCAAGCAGCTTTGGTGCCCACGCGTTCGCGCAGTGATGCCAGAAGCCCGGCCGGCACAAACCTGAAAGCCAGTTGCAGCAGCAAAAAGCCGATCAGACCATCGTCAAGCCAGCCCAGAATGGGAATGGTGTCAGGTACGAAGTCTATGGGGCTGACGATGTAGAGCGCTGCCAGCACGGTGACCAGCTTGGCCGCCCTGGGCGAGCGCGGGTCGCGCAGCACGGCCCAGGCGAGCAGCAGCTCCTTGCGAAAGTTTGTCAGCAGACGACCCGATTTCCACATGGCAGTCACTCCAGCAAAAGTGAAAAAATCCAATCTCAACTGCGGTCAAACTGAATGATGGCAAGAGCGAGGCATTACCGGTCTGCCACAGAATGTATCCAAGATCCGAAACCCCAAAAGCATCAATCCTTTTATCGAAAAGATTGATGCTCCTGATTTGACTGCAAATCAACCGTCGATAGGGTCTTCCGGCGTCTGCAGCGTGAGCTGGTAGAAAGCCAGATCCAGCCAGCGGCCGAACTTGAAGCCCACCTGAGGCATCAGCCCCACGGACTCGAAGCCCAATCGCTTGTGCAGTGCAATGCTGCCCGCGTTGGCGGCGTCGATGGCACCGACGAGCACATGCACATCTCCACGCTGCCTGGCCTCGGCAATCAACAACTCCATCAGTTGCTGCCCCAAACCTCGGCCCCGGTGCAGTGGATGGACATAGACCGAATGCTCAACCGTGTACTTATAGGCGGGGTAGGCGCGAAAACTTCCCCAGCAGCAAAAGCCCAGCAACTGCCCTTGTTCATCCTCAATGCCGATGACGGGGAAACTGCCTGCACGCTTGGCCTCGAACCAGCTGACCATGTTTTGTGGCGTGCGCGGCTGGTAGTCGTAGAGCGCCGTGGAGTTGACGATGGCATCGTTGAAAATGTCCAGAATCGCGGCGGCGTGGCGTTCGTGCGTGCATTGCACGATGTTCAGATCACTCATTTCTTGGCCTCAGGCACCCAAATCAGAGACGGTATTATGGGCAAGGACCAAGCAGCCGTGGCCTGTGCAGCGTTTAACTGCACAGGACTGGGTGCTATAAGAATAGATACGGCTTCCTTCCCGCCGGTATTTTCAGGAAACCCTCATGCAAAGCAGCGCACGCAACCAGTTCAAGGGCAGTGTCTCCCATATCAGTCACGGCATCGTCACCGATGAAGTCCAGATCCGTACCGAACACAATGCTGAGCTGGTGGCGACCATCACGCATGGCAGCGCCGTCAGCCTGGGCCTGAAGGCCGGCAGTTCGGTGATCGCCATGGTCAAGGCGCCGTCTGTGATGGTGGTGACGAATTGCGAAGGCGTGCGCTTTTCGGCGCGCAACCAACTCAACGGCAAGATGACCCGAATCAAGCCCGGCGCGGTGAATGCTCAAGTGACCATAGACGCCCAGGGTCTGCAGGTGGTGGCCATGGTCACGCAGGAGAGCACCGAAAACCTGGGCCTTGCCGTGGGCAAGACGGCCACGGCCCTGTTCAAGGCTTCTCAGGTCGTGCTGGCGGTGCTGCCCTGATGAACGAATCTATTGTTATGCAGCCGATAGGCCCCGTACACAGCCCGTTCAAGCATGCCGTGAGAATGCCCATACAGACCGTTGCGGCCCAGCAGCATGAGGGAAGGATCGAGGTTTTTTCGCCTTTTGCTGCGGGCTTGCGCGATGTGCAGGAGTTTTAATTCCTGATCCTGCTCACGCACCTGCATGAGGCCACAGAAAAGCTGGAAGTCGTTCCCTTCATGGACACCAACAGCCATGGAGTGTTTGCCACAAGGGCACCGGCAAGGCCCAACCGCATCGGTCTGTCCATTGTCGAGCTGCTCGGCATGGACAGGTGCTGGCTGCATTTCCGCGGTAACGACATGCTGGATGGCACGCCCGTGCTCGACATCAAACCCTATGTGTCGCAGCTGGATGTGCGTGAGACAGAAGGCATAGGCTGGTTTGCCAGAGGGCTGGATCAGTTGCCGGGCAGACTCTCCGACGAGCGCATGCGTTAAGAGCTATTTGTTTTCCGAGCTGGAACAGCCGATGCGTCCATCTCCAAAGCGCATGCAGCAATTTGATAGCTACTTGATGCATGGCACGGCACTTAGCGCTCTTCGTACCTGCCGGTCACGCGCCCCTGGCTATCCGTCACCACACTGCTCTTGACCTGCCAGACCAGACCGTCGAGCCCTGGCACGGTGTACTCGCCGTCGCGCCCCTTGACGGACTGCTTCCAGGCCTGCATCTGAGCCTGGGTCAGGCTGAGCTTGAGCTCACGGTCGCTATGCCAGTCCAGCATCCCGCCTTCACTGTCGCCGGCAGGCACCAGCTCCAGCGTGGAACCATCGCCTGCCAGAATCAGCGGACGCCCATGGGGCAGGCGAGCCGGCAGCATGGCCTTGAGGTCGCGCACGCCCAGGCTTCCCAGACGTATCACTGTCTGCGGACTGCGCAGCAGGCGCTTGCGATGGCTGAAGCCAAGCACATCGTTGTAGAGCACGCCCGTCTTGGAGCCTTCTCGTGCTGCTCCCGCGTCGATGGCGGACTGCACATCGGGCAAGTCATGCAGACTGGGTCGGGCCAGATCGGTGATCCACAGGGGCATGTAACTCTGCAGGGAATGCAGCGCTCCCTGCACATTCCATCGGCGTACCTCGCGCAACTCATCACTGGTCAGCCCCACCAGTTGCAGAAACATCAGGTCGCCATAGGGCGTATGAATGGCCGGCAGCTCCGGATCCAGCGCAAAGCCCATTTCGGTCAGCAACGTGTCGGCATCGGCCTTGATAGGGCCGTTGGCCGTCATCCAGTGGCCGGGGGCCAGCACATTGCCGGTGCGAAATACATATCGAGCAATATTTTGCAAAAAGTTAACAGGCCAACTAGGTGGCTCCTGCTCGCTGGCGGCACGCATCAGCCTGAAGCTCAACTCGAAACCATAGCCACTGGGCTTGCCTGGAGCGATGTCGTAGCTGTCATCCAGATCGCCATACAGGTCGCTAAAGCCATAGCTGACATAGTGCCAGTGTGGCGCGCCCTGCTCGCTTCTATAAACGCTGACGCCGTCCAGCGGCTCTTCTCCCCCTAGACGAAACTTGATTAGCGGGCCGAAATGCGCGGGCTGCTGATCGCCATAAACCGTCTGCAGCGCCCCATCGATTGCATCCCATCCCTGGCTGCCCTCTTGCCCGTTAGCGTGGGTTTGAGAGTCGTAGGTTTCGCGGGAAT
This window of the Comamonas testosteroni genome carries:
- a CDS encoding crotonase/enoyl-CoA hydratase family protein: MPGYSTLSVTTDAHNPRIARLLLNRPERLNAINNQTPREIRKAVEWAQDNPDIHVIVVEGAGKGFCGGYDLAETAEQEIEHPCQQEKAPWDPMEDYAFMKRNTEDFMSLWRCSKPTIAKVHGAAVAGGSDIALCCDLLIMANDARIGYMPTRVWGCPTTAMWTQRLGPMRAKQMMFTGDVISGAQAAEWGLATEAVDASELEARTMRIANRIAAVPRGHLAMHKLVVNQTMLTMGLEQGQMLATVFDGITRHNPEGMWFRRYAQAEGFKAAVQWRDSGRNIPEGDEARREIERLETQVTRLTSKQ
- a CDS encoding YkvA family protein; protein product: MWKSGRLLTNFRKELLLAWAVLRDPRSPRAAKLVTVLAALYIVSPIDFVPDTIPILGWLDDGLIGFLLLQLAFRFVPAGLLASLRERVGTKAA
- a CDS encoding GNAT family N-acetyltransferase, which encodes MSDLNIVQCTHERHAAAILDIFNDAIVNSTALYDYQPRTPQNMVSWFEAKRAGSFPVIGIEDEQGQLLGFCCWGSFRAYPAYKYTVEHSVYVHPLHRGRGLGQQLMELLIAEARQRGDVHVLVGAIDAANAGSIALHKRLGFESVGLMPQVGFKFGRWLDLAFYQLTLQTPEDPIDG
- a CDS encoding TOBE domain-containing protein, with the translated sequence MQSSARNQFKGSVSHISHGIVTDEVQIRTEHNAELVATITHGSAVSLGLKAGSSVIAMVKAPSVMVVTNCEGVRFSARNQLNGKMTRIKPGAVNAQVTIDAQGLQVVAMVTQESTENLGLAVGKTATALFKASQVVLAVLP
- a CDS encoding suppressor of fused domain protein, which encodes MNSRETYDSQTHANGQEGSQGWDAIDGALQTVYGDQQPAHFGPLIKFRLGGEEPLDGVSVYRSEQGAPHWHYVSYGFSDLYGDLDDSYDIAPGKPSGYGFELSFRLMRAASEQEPPSWPVNFLQNIARYVFRTGNVLAPGHWMTANGPIKADADTLLTEMGFALDPELPAIHTPYGDLMFLQLVGLTSDELREVRRWNVQGALHSLQSYMPLWITDLARPSLHDLPDVQSAIDAGAAREGSKTGVLYNDVLGFSHRKRLLRSPQTVIRLGSLGVRDLKAMLPARLPHGRPLILAGDGSTLELVPAGDSEGGMLDWHSDRELKLSLTQAQMQAWKQSVKGRDGEYTVPGLDGLVWQVKSSVVTDSQGRVTGRYEER